One Amaranthus tricolor cultivar Red isolate AtriRed21 chromosome 1, ASM2621246v1, whole genome shotgun sequence DNA window includes the following coding sequences:
- the LOC130816366 gene encoding mitogen-activated protein kinase kinase kinase NPK1-like, with the protein MQELFGSVRRSLVFRTSTSSSPTADKDVGFGGFVDKIGSSIRKSRIGLFATKSPVRAIPYSPVKENMPPIPTVKDEAPPIRWRKGELIGCGAFGRVYMGMNLDSGELLAVKQVLIASGGGASREKAQAHIRELEEEVKLLKNLSHPNIVRYLGTAREEEALNILLEFVPGGSISSLLGKFGSFPESVIRMYSKQLLLGLEYLHKNGIMHRDIKGANILVDNKGCIKLADFGASKKVVELATMTGAKSMKGTPYWMAPEVILQTGHNSSADIWSVGCTIIEMATGKPPWCQYQEVQALFHIGTTKSHPPIPEHLSAEAKDFLSKCLQKEPCLRASASELLQHPFVTAEYRESQHVSRRSVMENSGNQAVSTPVDQKGTRSNVMRSISGGLKDICNMGSVRCSTVYPEKFGISPLWGTSTSDDDMCIIDDKDDFSVGASAQPKFSMLDDFSKSFNPMCEPNEDWPCKLDDSPEVGKSNLDLFTREDNETIGASCHEETEFAFPSEGLGDDDEEVTESKIRAFLDEKAFDLKKLQEEFYSTLNVPSPKAFGVMDGDTATNFSMKYKSPAPVPSRRQSTTTDVSKNVSPVHRPTQDMDDAKEQPLKELPEIRELQKEGYISSSERQRKWKEELDKELEMERERLAERLRQAGGTKTSSPNKRIPCQQRERLPFASSPK; encoded by the exons aTGCAAGAACTCTTCGGATCAGTTCGTCGATCTTTGGTTTTCCGAACCTCAACATCTTCTTCTCCAACTGCAGATAAGGACGTTGGTTTTGGTGGGTTTGTTGATAAGATTGGATCCTCCATTCGTAAATCGCGAATTGGACTATTCGCGACGAAATCTCCTGTAAGAGCGATACCATATTCTCCTGTTAAAGAGAATATGCCTCCGATTCCAACAGTTAAAGATGAAGCTCCACCTATTCGATGGCGGAAGGGTGAGTTGATTGGTTGCGGTGCGTTTGGGAGAGTTTATATGGGGATGAATCTTGATTCTGGTGAACTCCTTGCTGTTAAGCAG GTTCTGATTGCTTCTGGTGGTGGTGCTTCCAGAGAGAAAGCTCAG GCTCACATAAGGGAGTTGGAAGAGGAAGTGAAGCTTCTTAAGAACCTATCACATCCAAATATTGTT AGATACTTGGGGACTGCAAGAGAAGAGGAggctttaaatattttattggaATTTGTTCCGGGTGGATCAATTTCCTCCCTTCTGGGCAAGTTTGGATCATTTCCCGAGTCT GTCATAAGAATGTATTCTAAGCAACTGCTACTCGGGTTGGAATACCTACATAAAAATGGAATTATGCATAGGGATATTAAG GGTGCAAACATACTTGTTGACAATAAAGGATGTATTAAGCTTGCAGATTTTGGTGCTTCCAAGAAAGTTGTTGAGCTg GCTACTATGACTGGGGCAAAGTCAATGAAGGGTACGCCATACTGGATGGCGCCTGAAGTCATTCTTCAAACAGGGCATAACTC TTCTGCTGATATATGGAGTGTTGGCTGTACAATAATCGAAATGGCCACGGGAAAGCCTCCTTGGTGTCAGTATCAGGAG GTGCAAGCACTGTTCCATATTGGTACTACCAAGTCTCATCCCCCTATTCCTGAACACCTTTCAGCTGAAGCAAAGGATTTTCTGTCCAAGTGCTTACAGAA GGAACCATGCTTAAGGGCATCTGCTTCTGAACTTCTGCAG CATCCGTTTGTTACTGCAGAATATCGAGAATCCCAGCATGTTTCTCGCCGTTCAGTTATG GAAAATAGTGGAAATCAAGCAGTATCTACACCAGTAGATCAAAAGGGCAC GAGAAGCAATGTAATGAGGTCAATAAGTGGTGGTCTAAAAGACATATGCAACATGGGTAGCGTGAGGTGTTCAACGGTTTATCCTGAGAAGTTTGGCATTAGTCCTCTTTGGGGCACAAGTACAAGTGACGATGACATGTGTATTATAGATGATAAAGATGACTTTTCTGTAGGTGCATCTGCacaaccaaaattttcaatGCTTGATGACTTCAGTAAG AGTTTCAATCCAATGTGTGAGCCAAATGAAGATTGGCCATGCAAATTGGATGATAGTCCTGAGGTTGGAAAAAGCAACCTAGACTTATTTACAAGGGAAGATAATGAAACTATTGGAGCATCTTGTCATGAAGAAACTGAGTTTGCATTTCCAAGTGAAGGGTTgggtgatgatgatgaagaagttaCAGAGTCAAAAATTAGAGCATTTTTGGATGAAAAG GCTTTTGATCTCAAGAAATTGCAAGAAGAGTTCTATAGTACATTAAATGTGCCCTCCCCAAAAGCTTTTGGTGTCATGGATGGTGATACCGCCACTAATTTTTCTATGAAATATAAATCCCCTGCTCCGGTACCCAGCAGGCGACAATCTACAACAACAGATGTTTCCAAGAACGTGAGCCCAGTTCACAGACCTACCCAAGatatggatgatgctaaagaaCAACCTCTAAAAGAGCTTCCTGAGATTAGAGAGCTACAAAAAGAAGGTTATATTTCAAG CTCTGAGAGGCAAAGAAAGTGGAAGGAAGAGCTTGACAAAGAACTTGAGATGGAAAGAG AGCGACTTGCAGAAAGATTGCGACAAGCAGGAGGAACTAAAACCTCATCACCAAACAAGCGGATTCCTTGTCAACAAAGGGAACGGTTACCTTTTGCATCTTCGCcaaaatga